A section of the Thermoanaerobaculia bacterium genome encodes:
- the ndk gene encoding nucleoside-diphosphate kinase, which yields MPQRTLTIIKPDAVKAGSAGAILAHLEREGFRLLGGKKTTLTPSQARAFYAVHKDRPFYDGLVRFMTEGPVWVVALERDDAVARLRATMGATDSKKAEAGTVRSLYGTDIERNAIHGSDSPDNAAREIGFFFAESELL from the coding sequence GTGCCGCAACGTACCCTGACGATCATCAAGCCGGACGCGGTGAAGGCGGGCAGCGCCGGCGCGATCCTGGCGCACCTGGAGAGGGAAGGCTTCCGGCTTCTCGGCGGGAAGAAGACGACGCTCACGCCTTCGCAGGCCCGGGCGTTCTACGCCGTGCACAAGGACCGGCCCTTCTACGACGGGCTCGTCCGGTTCATGACCGAGGGGCCGGTGTGGGTCGTCGCTCTCGAGCGCGACGACGCCGTCGCGCGGCTGCGCGCGACGATGGGCGCGACCGACTCCAAGAAGGCCGAGGCGGGCACGGTCCGCAGCCTCTACGGGACCGACATCGAGCGCAACGCGATCCACGGCTCCGACTCGCCCGACAACGCCGCGCGGGAGATCGGGTTCTTCTTCGCCGAAAGCGAGCTCCTGTAA
- a CDS encoding VWA domain-containing protein gives MSSRNLSVLLSALALLAGAARARPAQDAPVGHFTATAGTEYVQLPVVVRDRKGGFVDTLREEDFHVWVDGKPVAIGSFEKSDRAPVSFAILLDVSGSMKIADKLDRAREMIQRLVGLRQPGDDFALFTFSEEEVRVVANFDRDPSALLRQLLFLKPVGKTALYDAVIQTSNELLAGGNTKKAILLFTDGVDNASQLTTKDIERVMQNESVPVYAIGMKNASYTVLNEEERKELSLSALDLLAQASGGRMFLVSGDEDLRPIANAIDGELRRQYVLGFQPSGEGDVRYWPIVVTVKGGGTRVVRARRGYRGTAPIPLTVNR, from the coding sequence GTGTCTTCCCGGAATCTGTCGGTCCTCCTGAGCGCCCTGGCGCTCCTCGCCGGCGCCGCTCGAGCGCGCCCCGCGCAGGACGCGCCGGTCGGGCATTTCACCGCGACCGCCGGCACCGAATACGTCCAGCTCCCCGTCGTCGTGCGCGACCGCAAGGGGGGATTCGTGGACACGCTCCGGGAGGAGGACTTCCACGTCTGGGTCGACGGCAAGCCCGTCGCGATCGGTTCGTTCGAGAAGAGCGACCGGGCGCCCGTCTCGTTCGCGATCCTGCTGGACGTCTCGGGGTCGATGAAGATCGCCGACAAGCTCGACCGCGCCCGCGAGATGATCCAGCGCCTCGTGGGGCTGCGGCAGCCCGGAGACGACTTCGCCCTCTTTACGTTTTCCGAGGAGGAGGTCCGGGTCGTCGCGAATTTCGACCGGGACCCTTCGGCGCTCCTGCGCCAGCTCCTTTTCCTGAAGCCGGTGGGGAAGACCGCCCTGTACGACGCCGTCATCCAGACGAGCAACGAGCTGCTCGCGGGGGGGAACACGAAGAAGGCGATCCTGCTCTTCACCGACGGCGTGGACAACGCGAGCCAGCTGACGACGAAGGACATCGAGCGCGTCATGCAGAACGAGAGCGTTCCGGTGTACGCGATCGGCATGAAAAATGCTTCGTACACCGTGCTGAACGAGGAGGAACGCAAGGAATTGTCGTTGTCCGCCCTCGACCTCCTGGCGCAGGCCTCGGGAGGGCGGATGTTCCTGGTTTCGGGCGACGAAGATCTCCGGCCGATCGCCAACGCGATCGACGGGGAGCTCCGGCGCCAGTACGTGCTGGGTTTTCAGCCGTCGGGCGAAGGAGACGTAAGATACTGGCCGATCGTGGTCACGGTCAAAGGAGGCGGCACCCGGGTCGTCCGAGCGCGCCGCGGCTACCGAGGGACCGCCCCCATACCGCTGACCGTCAACCGTTGA